A region from the Salidesulfovibrio onnuriiensis genome encodes:
- a CDS encoding glycosyltransferase yields the protein MPLAVHHHTALQLRGGAVRVAELLHRELDKAGHACTRSFELAETGGGRETPPQEVGAAVPKGTLLHLHSTGDWVRLLSGLKQTPLLTLHDCDLFTGGCPYPLDCGHFFNDCLEPCPRNFPECFGYREAKRILVDQTRPVFVSPSGWLARLAREALPGHKVRVIPNGVPWPDAPPDREGARKTLGIHPAARVALFVAHGGAMAAYKSGDRWQGLWDELKVRVPNLLGFAVGGDKAGQENDLHTWPYLDRERMLLLMAAADALLYPSLADNHPLVVLEAMSRALPVVAFAAGGIPEQVTPGETGVLVKERDYSAFVETAASLLGRARLMRDMGMNAHATGAQRFSVERMAAAYEKEYEALAAMNQRPLNKEMH from the coding sequence ATGCCCCTTGCTGTTCATCACCACACGGCCCTGCAGCTACGCGGCGGCGCGGTGCGCGTGGCCGAGCTCCTGCACCGGGAACTGGACAAGGCGGGCCATGCCTGCACCCGTTCCTTCGAGCTGGCGGAAACCGGCGGAGGCCGCGAAACCCCGCCTCAGGAAGTGGGAGCCGCCGTTCCCAAGGGGACGCTCCTGCACCTGCACTCCACCGGGGACTGGGTCCGGCTGCTCTCCGGCCTGAAACAGACCCCGCTCCTGACCCTGCACGACTGCGACCTGTTCACGGGGGGCTGCCCCTATCCCTTGGACTGCGGCCATTTTTTCAACGACTGTCTGGAGCCCTGCCCCAGAAATTTCCCGGAATGCTTCGGCTACCGCGAGGCCAAGCGCATCCTGGTGGACCAGACCCGGCCCGTGTTCGTGTCGCCGTCCGGATGGCTGGCGCGGCTGGCGCGCGAGGCTCTGCCCGGGCACAAGGTCCGGGTGATCCCCAACGGCGTGCCCTGGCCCGATGCGCCGCCGGACCGGGAAGGGGCCCGCAAGACGCTGGGCATCCACCCCGCAGCCAGGGTGGCCCTGTTCGTGGCCCATGGCGGGGCCATGGCCGCCTACAAGTCCGGCGACAGGTGGCAGGGGCTCTGGGACGAACTCAAGGTCCGCGTCCCCAACCTGCTGGGATTCGCCGTGGGCGGGGACAAGGCCGGGCAGGAAAACGATTTGCACACCTGGCCCTACCTGGACCGCGAACGCATGCTCCTGCTCATGGCCGCCGCCGACGCGCTGCTCTATCCGTCCCTGGCCGACAACCACCCCCTGGTGGTGCTGGAGGCCATGAGCCGGGCCCTGCCCGTGGTGGCCTTTGCCGCCGGGGGCATCCCGGAACAGGTGACGCCCGGCGAGACCGGGGTGCTGGTGAAGGAACGGGACTACAGCGCATTTGTGGAGACGGCCGCCTCCCTGCTGGGCCGGGCCCGGCTCATGCGGGACATGGGCATGAACGCCCATGCCACGGGCGCGCAGCGGTTTTCCGTGGAGCGCATGGCCGCAGCGTACGAAAAGGAATATGAGGCGCTGGCGGCCATGAACCAGAGACCTCTGAACAAGGAAATGCACTGA
- a CDS encoding glycosyltransferase — MSELPENLCGRKIVWSGNHYFRPAAEKLGLDITYVDQRETWDWQRVVDEAGFEPELFLYGDRSIEAPLLGIERFPCPTVFLCVDSHIHSWYPLYAQAFDFCSVSLKDHMPDFRGKRLTRDRVLWLPPFARMADRPVETEKQYDLLFVGNVGKDIFPVRTEFLEEVGNKFPGLAVKQGPYRELFPKGRLLLNIAERGDLNYRVFEALGCGGCLITPDIGHGQDELFTDGEDLFLYPPGDADALVELVQRLLPREDLCRTVAGNGFAKVDRAHRECHRARELADWLGSADLEGAVRERLAQAGAIHDSFLRLLYLHWAEASGPALKARYLRAARGRA; from the coding sequence ATGAGCGAGCTGCCCGAGAACCTGTGCGGCCGGAAGATCGTCTGGAGCGGCAACCACTATTTCCGCCCGGCCGCCGAAAAACTGGGACTGGACATCACCTATGTGGACCAGCGCGAAACCTGGGACTGGCAGCGGGTGGTGGACGAGGCCGGGTTCGAGCCCGAGCTGTTCCTCTACGGCGACCGCAGCATCGAGGCCCCGCTCCTGGGCATCGAACGCTTTCCCTGCCCCACGGTATTCCTGTGCGTGGATAGCCACATCCACAGCTGGTACCCCCTGTATGCGCAGGCCTTCGACTTCTGCTCGGTGAGCCTCAAGGACCACATGCCCGACTTTCGCGGCAAACGGCTGACCCGCGACCGGGTGCTCTGGCTGCCGCCCTTTGCGCGCATGGCCGACCGACCCGTGGAAACAGAAAAGCAATACGACCTGCTCTTCGTGGGCAATGTGGGAAAGGACATCTTCCCGGTCCGGACCGAATTCCTGGAGGAGGTGGGCAACAAGTTCCCGGGCCTGGCCGTGAAGCAGGGACCGTATCGGGAGCTGTTTCCCAAGGGCAGGCTGCTGCTGAACATCGCCGAGCGCGGCGACCTCAACTACCGGGTCTTCGAGGCCCTGGGCTGCGGCGGCTGCCTGATCACCCCGGACATCGGGCACGGCCAGGACGAACTGTTCACGGACGGCGAGGACCTCTTCCTGTACCCGCCGGGCGACGCGGACGCGCTGGTGGAGCTGGTACAGCGGCTGCTGCCGCGGGAAGACCTGTGCCGCACGGTGGCCGGAAACGGATTCGCCAAGGTGGACCGGGCGCACCGGGAATGCCACCGGGCGCGGGAGCTCGCGGACTGGCTGGGCAGCGCCGACCTGGAGGGCGCGGTCAGGGAACGGCTGGCGCAGGCCGGGGCCATCCACGACAGTTTCCTGCGGCTGCTCTACCTGCACTGGGCCGAGGCTTCGGGCCCGGCCCTCAAGGCCCGCTATTTGCGCGCCGCGCGCGGCCGCGCCTAG
- a CDS encoding Gfo/Idh/MocA family oxidoreductase — protein MRYRIRLLGQESCPQLPCLGALKLICDKDETSLARFREQYPDVETTLALSHVLNSDDVDGVAISTPAETHYSIARECLLAGKHVFVEKPLTLDETEAEELIGLARERGLTLMVGHLLQYHPVFRRLKRMVHDGELGRIHYIYSHRLNLGKIRREENIFWSFAPHDISMLLSLAEDMPESVSTTGGNYLHEKIADVTVTHMNFASGLKAHIFVSWLHPFKEQKFVVVGDRKMAVFDDTLSWEDKLLLYPHQIRWEGNLPVPDKAEAERVEIPQSEPLKNECAHFLECMAEGRTPVTDGEEGLRVLKVLKRGQESLDRGGCEQPVAEGSAVPGEQADRLFFAHETAVVDPGASVGKGTKIWHFSHVMNGTVMGEDCKVGQNVVIGPDASVGNRCKIQNNVSVYKGVILEDDVFCGPSMVFTNVFNPRAHIVRMHEIRETLVRKGATLGANCTVVCGNTIGRYAFVGAGAVVTKDVPDHAMVMGNPAFQAGWVCECGNKLDENLACPECGLRYRQGETGLKRA, from the coding sequence TTGCGTTATAGGATCCGGTTACTGGGGCAAGAATCTTGTCCGCAACTTCCATGCCTGGGCGCGCTCAAGCTCATCTGCGACAAGGATGAAACCTCCCTGGCGCGGTTTCGGGAGCAGTATCCCGACGTGGAAACGACCCTGGCCTTGAGCCATGTGCTGAACAGCGACGACGTCGACGGCGTCGCCATTTCGACTCCGGCCGAGACCCATTATTCCATTGCCAGGGAATGCCTGCTGGCGGGCAAACACGTTTTCGTGGAAAAGCCCCTGACCCTGGACGAGACCGAGGCCGAGGAACTGATCGGGCTGGCGCGGGAGCGCGGCCTCACGCTCATGGTCGGCCACCTGCTCCAGTACCACCCGGTGTTCAGGCGCCTGAAGCGTATGGTGCACGACGGCGAGCTGGGGCGCATCCACTACATCTATTCCCACCGGCTCAACCTGGGCAAGATCAGGCGCGAGGAAAACATTTTCTGGTCCTTTGCGCCCCACGACATCTCCATGCTGCTTTCCCTGGCCGAGGACATGCCCGAAAGCGTGTCCACCACGGGCGGGAACTACCTGCACGAGAAGATCGCGGACGTCACCGTGACCCATATGAATTTTGCCTCCGGGCTCAAGGCCCACATCTTCGTCTCCTGGCTGCATCCCTTCAAGGAGCAGAAGTTCGTGGTGGTGGGTGACAGGAAGATGGCCGTGTTCGACGACACCCTGTCCTGGGAGGACAAGCTCCTGCTTTATCCGCACCAGATCCGGTGGGAGGGCAACCTGCCCGTGCCGGACAAGGCCGAGGCCGAGCGGGTGGAGATTCCCCAGTCCGAGCCGCTCAAGAACGAATGCGCCCATTTCCTGGAGTGCATGGCCGAGGGGCGCACCCCGGTGACGGACGGCGAGGAAGGCCTGCGCGTGCTCAAGGTGCTCAAGCGCGGCCAGGAATCCCTGGACCGGGGCGGGTGCGAGCAGCCGGTGGCCGAAGGCTCCGCAGTGCCCGGGGAGCAGGCGGACAGGCTGTTTTTCGCCCATGAGACGGCCGTGGTCGATCCGGGGGCATCTGTCGGAAAAGGCACGAAGATCTGGCATTTTTCCCATGTCATGAACGGCACGGTCATGGGCGAGGATTGCAAGGTGGGCCAGAACGTGGTCATCGGGCCGGACGCGTCCGTGGGCAACCGCTGCAAGATCCAGAACAACGTCTCGGTCTACAAGGGCGTGATCCTGGAGGACGACGTCTTCTGCGGACCGAGCATGGTCTTCACCAACGTCTTCAATCCCCGTGCGCACATCGTGCGCATGCACGAGATCCGGGAGACCCTGGTCCGGAAAGGGGCCACCCTGGGGGCCAACTGCACGGTGGTCTGCGGCAACACCATCGGCCGCTACGCCTTTGTGGGGGCCGGGGCCGTGGTCACCAAGGACGTGCCCGACCACGCCATGGTCATGGGCAACCCTGCGTTCCAGGCCGGATGGGTCTGCGAATGCGGCAACAAGCTCGACGAGAACCTGGCCTGCCCGGAATGCGGGCTGCGCTATCGCCAGGGGGAAACCGGATTGAAGCGCGCCTAG